The genomic DNA AACCCACAAAACTATTAGCAGAAGCAGATACCATTGTTCATATCCAAGTGAACTTATACTTGTTGCAAAAGGTCAAAATGGATAATGAACCTATCAACTGAACACAATGTAGGAGATAGAGACACGATGGCCTGCACAGAGATTACTTGAACACCAACTAGGGACATACCGTTCTTTGCTGCTCAGGAGTAGCATTTGCGAGGGCAGAAGTCAGAGTCCCAATTTGGGCAGCAGGTGATAAGGCTGCATCTCTCACAGGGAAGCCTCCCATATCATATGGCTGAATCATACCACCAGCAACTCCTGGAATCGCTGGAGCTTCAGGCATGTTGCGGCCGGTTGGGTAGCGGTACATCCGTCCCCGAGGAAGCATCTGAGAAACATGACAAGATACATCACTTTACATGCACTTTCACAAGTTCCCCATAGGCCATAGAACAAATGCCAAAACTACCGATTCTTTTCCCGAGCCTCAAGGAGTTGGGATAATAAGCATTGTGGAAATGAGCACAACAACGGACTGAACCATAATAGCTGACAATCTAAGTGAACCATTTTCCACCAACAAAGTAGCATCCTAACCACACAAAAAAACAGCATAATGGTGGAATATTTGATGAAAAAATACCTGTTGCTGAAATGACTGCACAGGTTGCTGGCCCTGGGCCCCAGCTCCACGCCTAATACCTGGGCGCGGACCCTGTTGGCCCTGCTGGACAACCGGAACAAAGTAATTTGGCATATGGGGACCCCCAGGTCTCATCCCTGGAACAAGCTGCTGCTGGAAACCAAATCCCGGCTGGAAGAAAGTGAATATACCATCAATATTTATCCATTTAGTTCAGCACATTAGCTACTGTAAATGAAATGCTTCATGCAAAGAATGAGTACATAACATAATGATCAGGAAGTGATTGAACACAGGACAGGTGTTGCTAACCAACTGAAAGTGATAAGTGCAATAGAATAATAAACTATGCCTCACTTTCTATGCCAGGTTAAGAATATGGTACATTATAAAATTTTCATAACCACGACTGCAGAGACCAGTGCTTGACAATCTTGAGAAAATATGGGAACATGCTAATTCTCATATCGAAATTGTAGACAAGGGATTTAACCTGTGGGTaatgttcaaatgaaaaaaaatagagtTTCCATGGTACCTGAGGGGGTATCATAGCTGGCGGAGCTTGTCCATAGAAGAGTTGCTGAGGAGCCATAGGAGGGTACATTGGAAGGCGTGGAGCCATAGTGGGTGTCATTGGTACAGGAGGGCGCATCTGAGAAAACTGTGCCTGGATCATATAGAATGCGCATTGTCAGCAATTCAATATGCTATATAGtactccttttctttttgtaaAGCCTAGATGGTCACACCTTGACTGAATATCTtatatattataatttttatgaCCATAAAATTGACATCATACGAAAGCATTTACAAGTATGAATCCAATAGTACCACATTTGTATAGTATAATCTACAAATTCCAACACTAAGAGTTGGTCAAAGATTAAGAAGTTTGAATCTTGGGTTGCATGCATGCCTTACAAAAAAGGGGAAGAAACTAAACCAAATCTGtacaaattcaaaaatatttacgaaATAAACAAATTGTCAAGAATGGGTACTGTTATCAATTGAGTTTAGTGCAAAATAAGACATCAGTATCACAATAGGAAGCAATAAAAAGCAGTATGCCTCTTCAGACCAAACAAAATGTTCAGGTTCTGAACTCTAATTCTAAAGTTTTCAGAAGACATTTTAAAAGTAAAAAAGGCAGTAGAAGGGCACCTTACATCATGAAATAGAGGTGGCAATTCCCTACATGGTCAATATTTCTTTGTTGCTTCAACATTGTTCTAGATGGCAAACAGCCAATCACTCGCCAAGCTCTTCTTTTACATGAAGCTTTAAATAAAAATGCTGCTATGTGCTAATCTATAGTTTGTACCAATCTATAGTAAACACTGGTACCCTAATTTCACATTTAATATTAGCATAATGGAGACTCGGCTGGTTTGAGGAATATACCTGTAACATTGCTTTTCTATCTTCTTTGCGCTGTGCAAATGCAACATACAGTGGCTTTCCAGATATCATTTTGCCATTCATTTCAGTCAACTGTATAGAAAGAAAACTTGTTAATGACATGTGACAGCAAATTGTTCAAACTTTTCTCTAAGGGGCCTAGCTGGCGGTTAATTCAATATCCTGGAAGTGAACTTACAGCCTGAGATGCTTCCTCATGAGTTGAGAACGCAACAAAACCAGAGCCTTTGCTAAGACCATTTTGATCACGCATCACCTATTTAACAAATTCAGTCAGCTATAATAGACCATCAAGAGATAGATGTataataaaaggaaaaaatagaTTGGAAAACATTAAAGCACCTTGTACGAGGTAATTTTGCCAAAGTTAGAGAACAATTCACGAAGTTGATCATCTCCAATGCTATCATCCAAGTTCTTGAGGTACAAGTTCAGTCCTTGATATTTGTCAGCAGCATCTTTCAAGCTTTGCTCAAATCTCCTTTTCAGTTCCATCTCTCTTTCTGACTTCTTCTGAGCTCTTCCAACATACCACTCTTTGTCATTTATCTTCTTTCCATTAAGTTCCTGAACAGCACGGGCAGCTGCATCTGGATTCTCAAAATTGATGAAACCAAAGCACCTTGATTTGCCATCCATACCAATCATCACAACAGCACTGGTAATATTCCCATATTCACCAAAAATTTTGACTAGATCCTCCTTTGTGGTAGACTCAGacaaatttttcacaaagacaTTGTTAAATTTTGTCTTGTCAAACGAATGATCTCTCTCTTGCTTGCGAAGAAAAGGTCCAACATAAACAGGCTTGTCATTGATAAGCATCCCATTAAGACTTTTTATAGCAGCCTGAGCTTCCTCTTCTTTTTCATACTGAACAAAACCAAAGCCTTTGGATTGGCCCACTTCATCCATGGCTACTTTACATGAGAGAATGGTACCAAATGTGGAAAAGGTCTCGTGAAGAGTTTTATTGTCTATTGCCTTGTCAAGATTCTGGAGAAAAGATGAGGTATGTTAGAAACCAAGCTAGGATGACAATGAAAAACTAAAGAAACCGCCAGATGATCAAGTACCTTGATGAAAATGTTTGCAGATCCGCTCCTGCGGCTGCTTGGGTCACGGTTTGAATACATCACACGGATAGGCTTGTTGTTAAGCAGAGCAAAGTTCAACAATTCCAGTGCTCTTGCAGCTGTAAAATGGAATAGTGAATTAGCCATCGCAAGTCCTTTACCTTGGCACTAATGAACAAACTACATGCGCATGATACTGTGAGGTCAGACACCACAACAAAACACGAAATCCACTGGATCATGTCCAGTAAATTTACACATTGTCTTCGTTATGCCACAGTTTGCACGCAACTTTTCACTATGTTGCAACTTATATCTCCTCTAAGGGCTTTGAATAGAGGTTTGGAATCCAAAACCTTTTAGCATTGTCAAATTTCAACTAAATCCTAAAATTTGAAGAGCATCCTTGTTTTACCATGACACTTCTTAAATGGATATTTCAACTGTGTCCAGATAACTTTATGATTTAATTGAGGCGTTGCATTCCTATTATGTCTATGTAATCTAACAAAACAGTTAAGAAACACATGAAGGCCAGCCGCATAGAACACTACATTACATCAAATCAGCAATCCAGCAATTTTGTAGCATACAGCAAACTCATGTCCATATGTATACCTTAAAAACATAGCAAGTAAAACTGGGGTTAAACTGTAAGCATCTTAAGCCCCGTAGTCTTATAGACTACACCCTCAACGAGGCTCTAGGATTAAAAAATTAAATTGCCCACCATCATCCTCCCCCTTGCTGAAAACAAAAGTATCCAAATCAACCTTCCCGATACCCAAACATAATTATGCCAGTGGCATTGCACCAAGCAACACATCCACTTAACAAAGGCATTGACTTCTGCTAGAAATGAAACATTCAACATCTACCAAAATTGTCAAACGCAATCAATCCACCACCTACCAGCAGGGAAATCGCTGTTGATATGCAATTTACAGATGCCATCGGAATCATCGAATCATGCAAAATCGAATCGTAGCCCAATCTGATCAGACCGCAATTCAAATACGCCCAAACCTAAAACAATCCTCCTATCCCGAATGAAACAGATAGAACGAGAGCGGCGCAAGGAGGAGATCGCAACAATACCATCCAGGGGATTGCTGAAGTTGACGTAGGCGTATCCGAGCGAGCGGCGCGAGGTGACGTCCCTGCAGACGCGCACCGACACCACCTGCCCCGCCTGGCTGAAGAGCTCGTACAGCTGCGAATCCGAGACGGACCCCTCCAGGTCGCCGACGTAGAGCGACGTGGTCGGGAGCGGCTGCGCC from Panicum virgatum strain AP13 chromosome 7N, P.virgatum_v5, whole genome shotgun sequence includes the following:
- the LOC120682619 gene encoding polyadenylate-binding protein 2-like produces the protein MAAQVAAAVANGSAGAVPAVVSPGAVGVGVGVAQPLPTTSLYVGDLEGSVSDSQLYELFSQAGQVVSVRVCRDVTSRRSLGYAYVNFSNPLDAARALELLNFALLNNKPIRVMYSNRDPSSRRSGSANIFIKNLDKAIDNKTLHETFSTFGTILSCKVAMDEVGQSKGFGFVQYEKEEEAQAAIKSLNGMLINDKPVYVGPFLRKQERDHSFDKTKFNNVFVKNLSESTTKEDLVKIFGEYGNITSAVVMIGMDGKSRCFGFINFENPDAAARAVQELNGKKINDKEWYVGRAQKKSEREMELKRRFEQSLKDAADKYQGLNLYLKNLDDSIGDDQLRELFSNFGKITSYKVMRDQNGLSKGSGFVAFSTHEEASQALTEMNGKMISGKPLYVAFAQRKEDRKAMLQAQFSQMRPPVPMTPTMAPRLPMYPPMAPQQLFYGQAPPAMIPPQPGFGFQQQLVPGMRPGGPHMPNYFVPVVQQGQQGPRPGIRRGAGAQGQQPVQSFQQQMLPRGRMYRYPTGRNMPEAPAIPGVAGGMIQPYDMGGFPVRDAALSPAAQIGTLTSALANATPEQQRTILGENLYPLVEQLEPNQAAKVTGMLLEMDQTEVLHLLESPEALKSKVAEAMDVLRNVAHQQNPNTPTSQLAALSLTEGIIS